One Actinomyces respiraculi DNA window includes the following coding sequences:
- a CDS encoding DivIVA domain-containing protein → MSGMFPKVGALRRGYRTEQVDRYFTTAHEIYDAGDLEEMDSEGVRTVAFDVVHGGYRPDSVDAALDRLEAAFLQQRRSDIVSRLGRDAWMRQVADLATSLYPRLLRPAGERFAPARRRGYSREEVDALMDRVAAYFDSAATLTSEQVRGAMFTSARGAKAYEERSVDRYLARVVEVLLSVE, encoded by the coding sequence ATGAGCGGCATGTTTCCCAAGGTGGGTGCCCTGCGTAGGGGCTACCGGACCGAGCAGGTCGACCGCTACTTCACAACCGCGCACGAGATCTACGACGCCGGTGACCTGGAGGAGATGGACTCCGAGGGCGTGCGCACCGTCGCCTTCGACGTCGTCCACGGCGGCTACCGGCCCGATTCCGTTGACGCCGCCCTGGACCGCCTTGAGGCGGCCTTCCTCCAACAGCGGCGCTCCGACATCGTCTCGCGGCTGGGACGTGACGCCTGGATGCGTCAGGTGGCCGATCTCGCCACCAGCCTGTACCCCCGGCTCCTGCGCCCCGCAGGAGAGCGTTTCGCCCCCGCCCGGCGCCGCGGCTACTCCCGCGAGGAGGTCGACGCCCTCATGGACCGCGTCGCCGCCTACTTCGACTCCGCCGCCACCCTGACCTCCGAGCAGGTCCGCGGCGCCATGTTCACCTCCGCGCGCGGGGCCAAGGCCTACGAGGAGCGCAGCGTGGACCGCTACCTCGCCCGCGTCGTCGAGGTGCTGCTGTCCGTCGAGTGA
- a CDS encoding M50 family metallopeptidase yields MSATLAYALGVLALVVGIALSVALHELGHMLPAKAFGVKVPEYFIGFGPRLWSFRRGGTEYGVKAIWLGGYVRLLGMLPPARPDRPDKPGSMVAEAREESLTELGPDEQHRAFYRLSVPRKLIVMAGGILTNLVLGVLLLAVALGVVGQPGYTATVATVTTCVSADVESAVECTDTDPVSPAQAAGFEPGDRLLTWAGAPLATWEDVQAAILASGTGPREVVVERDGQQLTLTVSAVEIERTVYDEAGHPVTAEDGTVVTRLRPYVGLSPTLGTVRVPAGEVAGQVALAVSKTLGAIVTIPAGLYHAVLAGVGAEERNPEGLISLVGVGRIAGEVSAAGAGTGHIPFSVRLFTMLSLLGSLNLALFAFNLVPLLPLDGGHVAGACWEGLRRTWARASGRADPGYADTARMLPVGQVVFGLLIVMAVLLIWVDLVAPL; encoded by the coding sequence ATGAGTGCCACCCTCGCCTACGCCCTGGGCGTGCTCGCCCTCGTTGTCGGCATCGCCCTGTCCGTGGCGTTGCACGAGCTGGGGCACATGCTGCCGGCCAAGGCCTTCGGCGTGAAGGTCCCCGAGTACTTCATCGGCTTCGGGCCGCGCCTGTGGTCCTTCCGCCGCGGCGGCACGGAGTACGGCGTCAAGGCGATCTGGCTGGGCGGCTACGTGCGCCTGCTGGGCATGCTCCCGCCCGCGCGCCCCGACCGCCCGGACAAGCCCGGGAGCATGGTCGCTGAGGCCCGCGAGGAGTCCCTGACCGAGCTCGGCCCCGACGAGCAGCACCGGGCCTTCTACCGCCTGAGCGTGCCCCGCAAGCTCATCGTCATGGCCGGGGGCATCCTCACCAACCTCGTTCTGGGGGTGCTGCTGCTGGCCGTGGCCCTCGGCGTCGTCGGGCAGCCCGGCTACACCGCCACCGTCGCCACGGTCACGACCTGCGTGTCCGCCGACGTCGAGTCCGCCGTCGAGTGCACCGACACGGACCCGGTCTCACCCGCCCAGGCCGCCGGTTTTGAACCCGGTGACCGGCTGCTGACCTGGGCGGGGGCCCCGCTTGCGACCTGGGAGGACGTGCAGGCCGCGATCCTCGCCAGCGGCACCGGGCCACGCGAGGTCGTCGTCGAGCGCGACGGCCAGCAACTGACCCTCACCGTCTCCGCCGTCGAGATCGAGCGGACCGTCTACGACGAGGCCGGCCACCCGGTGACCGCTGAGGACGGCACGGTGGTCACCCGCCTGCGCCCCTATGTGGGGCTCAGCCCGACCCTGGGCACGGTGCGCGTGCCCGCCGGCGAGGTCGCGGGACAGGTCGCCCTCGCCGTCAGCAAGACCCTGGGGGCCATCGTCACCATCCCCGCCGGCCTCTACCACGCGGTCCTGGCGGGCGTGGGGGCCGAGGAGCGCAACCCCGAGGGCCTCATCAGTCTCGTCGGCGTGGGGCGTATTGCCGGGGAGGTCTCCGCGGCCGGGGCCGGCACGGGACACATTCCCTTCTCCGTGCGCCTGTTCACGATGCTCAGCCTCCTGGGCTCACTCAACCTTGCTCTGTTCGCCTTCAACCTCGTGCCCCTGCTGCCGCTCGACGGCGGCCACGTGGCCGGGGCCTGCTGGGAGGGGCTGCGGCGCACCTGGGCGCGCGCCTCCGGACGAGCGGACCCCGGCTACGCGGACACCGCCCGCATGCTGCCCGTGGGGCAGGTGGTCTTCGGCCTGCTCATCGTCATGGCGGTACTGCTCATCTGGGTCGATCTCGTCGCCCCCTTGTGA
- a CDS encoding GNAT family N-acetyltransferase — protein sequence MTPATAGGLLDLCALDPVAGVGLAGQLRRWPTWGSGDVVALGRADSPDGGAWATGSLLPFGLAARPALGHAGASDAQVWALAEHAHRRLTRNGSVYGPAEDVEPVWSALVGLGLASREERWTQPMLVAPHLPGGLARAALDRRPAMRWAAEMLHAATGEETPLVLPASVAMFHDELGYDPTAIGGSYARHVSWLVDSRRTYVVLDDGEGRAPLPGGPRQAAFKADVGALWPAPRGHGGVALLTGVWTREDLRGQGLGSVALAAVVDAVRAEHVGLGGTVSLYVNDYNTAALALYRGLGFERVGTYSTVLL from the coding sequence GTGACTCCCGCAACGGCCGGGGGGCTGCTCGACCTGTGCGCCCTCGACCCGGTGGCCGGCGTGGGCCTGGCCGGCCAGCTGCGTCGGTGGCCGACCTGGGGCAGTGGCGACGTCGTCGCCCTGGGGCGTGCCGACAGTCCCGATGGCGGCGCCTGGGCCACCGGTTCGCTCCTACCCTTCGGCCTGGCCGCCCGGCCCGCGCTGGGCCACGCGGGAGCGAGCGACGCGCAGGTGTGGGCGCTGGCCGAGCACGCCCATCGGCGTCTGACCCGCAACGGCTCCGTCTACGGCCCCGCCGAGGATGTCGAGCCCGTCTGGAGCGCGCTGGTGGGCCTGGGCCTGGCCAGCCGTGAGGAGAGGTGGACCCAGCCCATGCTCGTGGCGCCCCACCTGCCCGGGGGGCTGGCCCGCGCCGCGCTCGACCGACGCCCCGCCATGAGGTGGGCGGCCGAGATGCTGCACGCGGCCACGGGCGAGGAGACGCCACTCGTGCTGCCCGCCTCGGTGGCGATGTTTCACGACGAGCTCGGCTACGACCCCACGGCAATCGGTGGCTCGTACGCCCGTCATGTCTCCTGGCTCGTGGACTCGCGGCGCACCTACGTCGTCCTGGACGACGGCGAGGGGCGGGCGCCGCTGCCGGGGGGCCCGCGGCAGGCGGCCTTCAAGGCGGACGTCGGCGCCCTGTGGCCCGCGCCGCGAGGGCACGGCGGCGTCGCCCTGCTCACCGGCGTGTGGACACGTGAGGACCTGCGCGGCCAGGGGCTGGGCAGCGTGGCCCTGGCCGCCGTGGTCGACGCGGTGCGCGCCGAGCATGTGGGCCTGGGCGGCACCGTGAGCCTGTACGTCAACGACTACAACACGGCGGCCCTGGCCCTGTACCGGGGGCTGGGCTTTGAGCGTGTGGGGACCTACTCGACCGTCCTGCTGTGA